A genomic window from Nicotiana sylvestris chromosome 11, ASM39365v2, whole genome shotgun sequence includes:
- the LOC138881235 gene encoding uncharacterized protein, translating to MTHRVSSIIATTTVQKKENPGAFTIPCTIGARDFARALCDNRASINLMPLSIYKQARLGMPRLKSMRLQMTDHSIKRSVGIVDDVLVKVGKFHLPADFIILDCVVNKEIPIILGRPFLATGRALMDSERNEIKFRVNDEEVTFQARKGMKLPHEKASR from the coding sequence ATGACTCACcgggttagttccatcattgcaacaaccaccgttcaaaagaaagaaaacccgggagctttcaccattccatgcactattggggcACGTGATTTTGCAAGAGCCCTTTGTGATAATAGGGCTAGCATCAACTTAATGCCTCTTTCCATTTACAAGCAAGCGAGGTTAGGTATGCCAAGGCTCAAAAGTATGAGATTACAAATGACTGATCATTCTATAAAGAGATCGGTGGGAATTGTCGATGATGTGCTTGTAAAAGTGGGAAAGTTTCATTTACCCGCCGATTTCATAATCCTTGATTGTGTAGTTaacaaagagatccctatcatcttGGGGAGACCATTCCTTGCCACAGGAAGAGCATTAATGGATTCGGAACGGAATGAGATCAAATTCCGTGTGAATGATGAAGAGGTTACATTCCAAGCAAGAAAGGGTATGAAACTACCACATGAAAAAGCATctcggtga